ATAGGAGCCTCAAGGCGAAGACCAAAGGGTGAAATTTAGGTATCAAGGAGGAGAAGATGAAATCCTTGTTCGAAACCTCTGAAATTAACGGTATGCAACTGCAAAATCGGTTTGTGCGCTCGGCCACCTGGGAAGGCCTGGCTACCGAAGACGGAAGCTGCACGCCACCATTGGTTGAAATGATGGAAGCACTGGCTGCCGGTGGTGTTGGATTGATCATCAGCAGCCATGCCTATATTCAAAAAGTCGGCCAGGCCGGTACCGGTCAACTGGGCATCCATAACGATGATATGATTTCAGGGCTCAAAGAGATGACCGCTGCCGTCCACGGCCAAAAAGGCAAGATTGTCTGCCAGCTGGCTCATGCCGGCTTTTTTGGCAATGAGAAATTGTCCGGTCAAACGCCGATCGCACCTTCGGCTATAGACGGTATTGCCGAGGGCATGCGCAAGGAGATGACAATGGATGATATCCAGAGAGTGATCAGCGCCTTTGCCACGGCAGCCCGCAGGGCCAAAGTCGCCGGCTTTGACGGTATTCAGATCCACGGTGCCCACGGCTATCTGCTCAGCGAGTTCATCTCGCCCATGTTCAATCACCGCACGGATGAATATGGCGGTTCCATCGAAAATCGCGCCAGACTGCCCCTGGAAGTGCTGCGGGCCATCCGGGAGGCTGTCGGTGCCGATTACCCGGTTCTCATCAAAATGAATTGTAAAGATTTTAGCGACAACGGTTTACAACCCGCAGAATTTGTTCAGGTTGGAAAGATACTTGCAGATGCCGGTATTGACGCCATTGAAATCAGCGGCGGTCTGCCGATCAGCCCCAAGACCCGCCCAAGCCAACTGGGTATCAACAAAGAGGAAAAAGAGGCCTATTTTCAGGAAGAAGCCAAAGCGCTCAGAAAAGAATCCGATGTGACCCTCATACTGGTCGGCGGAAACCGCTCTTATCACGTCGCCGAAAACCTGATTACCGATGGCGTGGCGGATTATATTTCCATGAGCCGTCCGTTTATTCGGGAACCCCACCTGATCAACCGCTGGAAAGCCGGCGATCTCACCAAAGCCACCTGTGTATCGGATAATATGTGCTTCAAGCCGGCCATCAAGGGCGAGGGCATCTACTGCCTCACCGAAGAACGGGAACAGGCCAAAGAATAAGGTGTCAGGTGTCAGGCCACAGTATGTCAATCGCAGCCTGAAATCTCTCTCAAAATGCTTGTTGTCCACAGGTTTTAAGGCCAAAATTAGGCCCATCGGGCCAAAGACTGACACCTGACACCCGAAACCTGACATCTCCATTAAATAGTAGAAGGCTATATAGCTGGAGCGAATCCCATTGATAGAAAGATCTATAATGTAGACTTTAAATATGAAGACGGTGACGGCGGCGATATTGGAAAAAGACGGCAAGATCCTGATTGCCCGGCGCAAGGCCGATGACCGCCAGGCCGGCAAATGGGAATTTCCCGGTGGTACGCTTGAAGCCGGCGAGACGCCGCAGGCCTGCCTGCAGCGGGAAATGAAGGAAGAATTCGGCATTGGCGTCACAGTCGGCCGATACTTTGGTCAAAGCGTCTATCAGTACGACCACGGTGCGATCAGGCTGATGGCGTATCGCGCAAGCTGGACATCCGGCAGCATCACTTTAAATGATCATGCCGATTACAGGTGGGTATCCCCCGAACAGTTATCTAATTATGATTTTGCGCCGGCAGATATTCCTTTTGTCGACCAATTGCAGCGCAAGGATAAATAGGACGCTTTTTTTCGGCTAATTGGATGGCTTCGCATTCAGCCGGTGGGCACCGCAGAAAATGTATAACCCCTCGTCGTCGACCAGAGTTGCCAGGGTCATGTTGAGTTGAGTGGCCAGATCAACAGCCAGCGCCGTCGGTCGCGATAATGCAAAAATGGCCGGAATGCGCGCACGGGCCGCTTTCTGTACCAGCTCGTAGCTGATACGGGATGACAAAATAACCAGCGCCGCGCTGTCAAGCTTTCCTTCGAGCAACGCCTTGCCAATGGCTTTATCCAGGGCATTGTGCCGCCCCACATCTTCAGCCACAGACAGCAACTCGTAATTTGAATCGTAAAGCACTGCCGCATGAGACGCTTTGGTCCGCCGGCGCAGGGTTTGCTGATCGGTAATATTTTCAAGACAGGCACAGGCCCGCTCAACATCCAGAGGCGATTCGTTTTTGACGGGTTCAATCAACTGGTAAAGCTCTTCGACCAGCTCTTTGCCGCAAATGCCGCAACTGGTCTGGCTGATGTAGCCGCGCCGATCAAGCGTATCCGGTATATTTTTTCTTCTGGCAGAGGTTAAGGTGACAGCAATCACATTGGTATCTTCGCCGTCGCAGAAGGCAATCGAGGTGACGTCATCCAGTGTGTCGATGATGCCTTCCCCCAGGCAAAATCCGGCCGCATGGGCTTTTTCATCTCCCGGTGTGCGCATGATCACCGAATAGGGCTTTCCCTCCAGACGGATCGAGAGCGGTTCTTCGCCGACAAGGTGATTGCCGGTGGTTTTATGGGCCCCTTGATCCCAGAAGAAAATCTTATGATTGTTTGAATCGCTCATCGGTTTTTCCGAAAGACAGCAAAAATTGAAGCATCACCAGTGTCGGTGCTAAATTTAAGATAACGGTCACAAACGACATTTTCAAGAGCTGCAACCGTTTAAGATCACAGCAACTGAATATCATCCCTGGCCAGTAGGCGGTGCATCTTGCCGGCAAATTGTTTCTTGAAAAAGGATTCCAATTCCCGGCTGATGGCAGCAACCTTGCCGGCATCGATACCAGTATCAATCCCCATCTGAGATAGCATCCACACCAGATCTTCGGTGGCGATGTTGCCGGAGGCACCTTTGATAAAGGGGCAGCCGCCGATGCCACCGAAGGTCGTATCGAAATGATCCACTCCAAGCGACAGCGCCGCCAGAACATTAGCAAGGCCTTTGCCTTCTGTATCATGCAGATGCAAAATCACCGGAGTCCCATTGGCCAGCTTAATGACCCGGGCGCAGATCTGTTGAATCGATTGTGGATTGGCCATACCGGTGGTGTCTGCCAGCACGATTTCATCAATACCCTGGTCGAGCTGCTCTTTGACGATATCAAAAACAACTTCAGGATCGATGGCCCCCTCGAATCGACAGCCAAAGACACATTGCAGACCGCCACTGACGGTCAGCCCATGTGTTTTACCGATCTTGATCATGTCGGCAAACTGCCGTCGGGCATCGGTCAGAGAGGCATTGGCATTTTTGCGACTGTGGGTATCACTGGCGGAGATCGAAGCCGCAACGTGCTTTAGACCCGCAGCCGCTGCGCGCTCGATGCCTCTGGCATTCAGCACCAGGGCGCTATAGGTCACGCCGGGCCGCTGTTTCAGGCCGGCACACAGCGCTTCGGCATCGGCCATTTGCGGCATCAGTTTGGGATTCACAAACGAAACGATCTGAATACGCCGCACACCGCCATCGACCAGAGCGTCGATCAGCGCTAATTTCTTTTCGGTGGGCACGAGGGCTTTTTCGCTCTGCAGACCATCGCGCAGCCCCTGCTCTTCAATGACCACCTTGGAAGGATGTTGCTTCATCGTCTTTACCGGCTATTAGGGCTGCTTCCTACAAGCAGTAGGGCAAACTACATTTAATGTAATCAATCTTCTTTAAAAATGAATTCGTTAAAATCACAAATTTCAAGCATCAAATAACA
Above is a genomic segment from Desulfobacterales bacterium containing:
- a CDS encoding NADH:flavin oxidoreductase, producing the protein MKSLFETSEINGMQLQNRFVRSATWEGLATEDGSCTPPLVEMMEALAAGGVGLIISSHAYIQKVGQAGTGQLGIHNDDMISGLKEMTAAVHGQKGKIVCQLAHAGFFGNEKLSGQTPIAPSAIDGIAEGMRKEMTMDDIQRVISAFATAARRAKVAGFDGIQIHGAHGYLLSEFISPMFNHRTDEYGGSIENRARLPLEVLRAIREAVGADYPVLIKMNCKDFSDNGLQPAEFVQVGKILADAGIDAIEISGGLPISPKTRPSQLGINKEEKEAYFQEEAKALRKESDVTLILVGGNRSYHVAENLITDGVADYISMSRPFIREPHLINRWKAGDLTKATCVSDNMCFKPAIKGEGIYCLTEEREQAKE
- a CDS encoding (deoxy)nucleoside triphosphate pyrophosphohydrolase, with protein sequence MKTVTAAILEKDGKILIARRKADDRQAGKWEFPGGTLEAGETPQACLQREMKEEFGIGVTVGRYFGQSVYQYDHGAIRLMAYRASWTSGSITLNDHADYRWVSPEQLSNYDFAPADIPFVDQLQRKDK
- the fdhD gene encoding formate dehydrogenase accessory sulfurtransferase FdhD, with protein sequence MSDSNNHKIFFWDQGAHKTTGNHLVGEEPLSIRLEGKPYSVIMRTPGDEKAHAAGFCLGEGIIDTLDDVTSIAFCDGEDTNVIAVTLTSARRKNIPDTLDRRGYISQTSCGICGKELVEELYQLIEPVKNESPLDVERACACLENITDQQTLRRRTKASHAAVLYDSNYELLSVAEDVGRHNALDKAIGKALLEGKLDSAALVILSSRISYELVQKAARARIPAIFALSRPTALAVDLATQLNMTLATLVDDEGLYIFCGAHRLNAKPSN
- a CDS encoding hydroxymethylglutaryl-CoA lyase, with protein sequence MKQHPSKVVIEEQGLRDGLQSEKALVPTEKKLALIDALVDGGVRRIQIVSFVNPKLMPQMADAEALCAGLKQRPGVTYSALVLNARGIERAAAAGLKHVAASISASDTHSRKNANASLTDARRQFADMIKIGKTHGLTVSGGLQCVFGCRFEGAIDPEVVFDIVKEQLDQGIDEIVLADTTGMANPQSIQQICARVIKLANGTPVILHLHDTEGKGLANVLAALSLGVDHFDTTFGGIGGCPFIKGASGNIATEDLVWMLSQMGIDTGIDAGKVAAISRELESFFKKQFAGKMHRLLARDDIQLL